From a region of the Coprococcus comes ATCC 27758 genome:
- the dnaK gene encoding molecular chaperone DnaK: protein MGKIIGIDLGTTNSCVAVMEGGQPVVIANTEGARTTPSVVAFTKTGERLVGEPAKRQAVTNAEKTISSIKREMGTDHKVDIDGKKYSPQEISAMILQKLKADAEGYLGEKVTEAVITVPAYFNDAQRQATKDAGKIAGLDVKRIINEPTAAALAYGLDNEKEQKIMVYDLGGGTFDVSVIEIGDGVIEVLSTAGNNRLGGDDFDQKITDYMLADFKAKEGVDLSTDRMALQRLKEAAEKAKKELSSATTTNINLPFITATAEGPKHFDMTLTRAKFDELTRDLVEKTQEPVRRALSDAGLTAADLGQVLLVGGSTRIPAVQEEVKRLTGKEPSKSLNPDECVALGASIQGGKLAGDAGAGDILLLDVTPLSLSIETMGGVATRLIERNTTIPTKKSQIFSTAADNQTAVDINVVQGERQFARDNKSLGQFRLDGIPPAPRGIPQIEVTFDIDANGIVNVSAKDLGTGKEQHITITAGSNMSDADIDKAVKEAAEFEAQDKKRKEAIDAKNDADAMVFQTEKALGEVGDKIDAADKAAVEADVQALKDLLAKANTEELTDAQVAEIKAGKEKLMESAQKLFTKVYEQAGAQAGQAGPQAGPAPEAGPAPEGFNGDDVVDGDYKEV from the coding sequence ATGGGCAAAATCATTGGTATTGACTTAGGTACAACAAACAGTTGTGTAGCGGTTATGGAAGGTGGACAGCCGGTCGTAATCGCAAATACAGAAGGAGCAAGAACTACACCATCTGTAGTAGCATTTACAAAGACAGGAGAACGTCTTGTAGGTGAACCTGCAAAACGTCAGGCAGTAACAAATGCAGAAAAGACAATCTCATCTATCAAGCGTGAGATGGGTACAGATCATAAAGTAGACATCGATGGAAAGAAATATTCTCCACAGGAAATTTCAGCTATGATCCTTCAGAAATTGAAAGCAGATGCAGAAGGATATCTTGGAGAAAAAGTTACGGAAGCAGTTATCACTGTTCCGGCTTACTTCAACGATGCTCAGCGTCAGGCTACAAAAGATGCAGGTAAGATTGCAGGTCTTGATGTAAAACGTATCATCAACGAGCCTACAGCAGCAGCTCTTGCATATGGACTTGACAATGAAAAAGAACAGAAGATCATGGTATACGACCTTGGCGGTGGTACATTTGATGTATCTGTTATCGAGATCGGTGACGGCGTTATCGAAGTTCTTTCTACAGCTGGTAACAACAGACTTGGTGGAGATGACTTCGACCAGAAGATCACAGATTATATGCTTGCAGATTTCAAGGCAAAAGAAGGCGTAGACCTGTCAACAGACAGAATGGCACTTCAGAGACTGAAAGAAGCAGCTGAAAAAGCAAAGAAAGAACTTTCTTCTGCAACAACAACAAACATTAACCTTCCGTTCATCACAGCAACAGCTGAAGGACCGAAGCATTTTGATATGACTCTTACAAGAGCTAAATTCGATGAACTGACACGTGACCTTGTAGAAAAGACACAGGAACCGGTAAGACGTGCACTTTCTGATGCAGGACTTACAGCAGCAGACTTAGGTCAGGTACTTCTTGTTGGTGGATCTACACGTATCCCGGCAGTTCAGGAAGAAGTAAAACGTCTGACAGGAAAAGAACCAAGTAAATCGCTTAACCCGGATGAATGTGTAGCACTTGGTGCTTCTATCCAGGGTGGTAAGCTTGCAGGAGATGCAGGTGCAGGCGACATCCTTCTTCTTGATGTAACTCCACTTTCACTTTCTATCGAAACAATGGGTGGTGTAGCTACAAGACTGATCGAGAGAAACACAACAATCCCGACAAAGAAGAGCCAGATCTTCTCTACAGCAGCTGATAACCAGACAGCCGTTGATATCAATGTTGTACAGGGTGAAAGACAGTTTGCAAGAGATAACAAGTCCCTCGGACAGTTCAGACTGGATGGAATTCCGCCGGCTCCACGTGGAATCCCACAGATCGAAGTTACATTCGATATTGATGCAAACGGTATCGTAAATGTATCTGCAAAAGATCTGGGAACAGGAAAAGAACAGCACATCACAATTACAGCAGGATCTAATATGTCTGATGCAGATATCGACAAAGCTGTAAAAGAAGCTGCAGAATTTGAAGCTCAGGATAAGAAACGTAAAGAAGCAATCGATGCTAAGAACGATGCCGACGCTATGGTATTCCAGACAGAAAAAGCACTTGGCGAAGTTGGAGATAAGATCGATGCAGCAGACAAAGCAGCAGTAGAAGCTGACGTACAGGCTCTGAAAGATCTGCTTGCGAAAGCGAATACAGAAGAACTTACAGATGCTCAGGTTGCAGAAATCAAAGCAGGAAAAGAAAAACTGATGGAAAGCGCTCAGAAACTGTTCACAAAGGTTTACGAACAGGCAGGCGCACAGGCTGGTCAGGCAGGACCACAGGCAGGACCTGCACCAGAAGCAGGACCGGCTCCGGAAGGATTTAACGGAGATGACGTAGTTGACGGAGATTACAAAGAAGTTTAA
- the grpE gene encoding nucleotide exchange factor GrpE, which produces MSNEEMVKEAVEEAKKAAEAEAKEQEPEETEATEEEAVGKETNSEDTEEPKKKKLFEKKNKKDKKDEQIADLTDKLTRHMAEFDNYRKRTEKEKSAMYEIGAKDVVEKILPIVDNFERGLQSVPEEKKDDPFVDGMDKIYKQMMSTLEGIGVKPIEAVGQEFDPNFHNAVMHVEDEELGENVVAEEFQKGYMYRDSVVRHSMVKVAN; this is translated from the coding sequence ATGAGTAATGAAGAAATGGTAAAAGAAGCAGTGGAAGAAGCAAAGAAAGCTGCGGAGGCAGAAGCCAAAGAGCAGGAACCGGAAGAAACCGAAGCAACAGAGGAAGAAGCTGTTGGTAAAGAGACGAATTCCGAAGATACTGAAGAACCAAAGAAAAAGAAGCTGTTTGAAAAGAAGAATAAAAAAGATAAAAAGGATGAGCAGATCGCAGATCTGACAGACAAACTTACGAGACACATGGCTGAGTTCGATAATTACAGAAAGCGTACTGAAAAAGAAAAGTCAGCGATGTATGAGATCGGAGCCAAAGATGTTGTAGAAAAAATTCTTCCGATTGTAGACAACTTTGAACGCGGACTTCAGTCCGTACCGGAAGAAAAGAAAGATGATCCGTTCGTAGATGGAATGGATAAGATCTATAAACAAATGATGAGCACACTGGAAGGAATCGGAGTAAAACCGATCGAAGCAGTTGGTCAGGAATTCGATCCGAATTTCCACAATGCAGTGATGCATGTGGAGGATGAAGAACTTGGTGAAAATGTAGTAGCCGAGGAATTCCAGAAAGGATATATGTACCGTGACTCAGTCGTAAGACACAGCATGGTAAAGGTAGCAAACTAA
- the hrcA gene encoding heat-inducible transcriptional repressor HrcA, with product MEAIQELSERKTKILHAIIKNYLETGEPVGSRTISKYTDLNLSSATIRNEMADLEELGYIMQPHTSAGRIPSDKGYRWYVDMLMSQKEQEITEIKGQMLEKADKMEELLKQVAKVLANNTNYATMISTPTYNGNKLKFIQLSQVDDHQLIVVIVMEGNIVKNQIVTLDEPLSNEALLKLNMLLNTSLNGTSLEQINLGVIARLKEQAGIHSGVMSSVLDAVANVIQLDDDMEIYTSGATNIFKYPELSDKQSAQEIISAFEEKQQLAALVTKSMANGGEDRDIQVYIGDESNVENMKDCSVVTATYELGEGMQGTIGIIGPKRMDYEHVMKTLKTLMAELDDIFHRDEPKKLE from the coding sequence ATGGAAGCCATACAGGAACTTAGTGAGCGGAAGACGAAGATCTTACATGCAATCATTAAGAACTATCTTGAGACCGGAGAGCCTGTGGGATCCAGAACGATTTCCAAGTATACGGATTTGAATTTAAGTTCGGCAACGATCCGGAATGAGATGGCAGATCTCGAAGAGCTTGGTTATATCATGCAGCCTCACACATCAGCAGGAAGGATTCCGTCGGATAAAGGTTACAGATGGTATGTGGATATGCTGATGAGCCAGAAAGAACAGGAGATTACCGAAATCAAAGGTCAGATGCTTGAGAAGGCTGACAAGATGGAAGAACTTCTGAAGCAGGTTGCAAAGGTTCTTGCGAACAACACGAATTATGCGACGATGATTTCGACTCCGACTTACAACGGGAACAAATTAAAATTTATCCAGCTTTCACAGGTTGATGACCATCAGCTGATCGTTGTGATCGTGATGGAAGGCAACATTGTAAAGAACCAGATCGTGACACTGGATGAGCCGCTCAGCAATGAAGCACTATTGAAGCTGAATATGCTTCTGAATACTTCGCTGAATGGAACTTCACTAGAGCAGATCAATCTGGGAGTGATTGCAAGACTGAAAGAACAGGCAGGGATCCACAGTGGTGTGATGAGCAGTGTCCTGGATGCAGTAGCGAATGTGATCCAGCTGGATGACGACATGGAGATTTACACCAGTGGCGCGACGAATATTTTCAAGTATCCGGAGCTTAGTGATAAGCAGAGCGCACAGGAGATCATCAGTGCTTTTGAAGAAAAGCAGCAGCTTGCCGCTCTGGTAACAAAGTCAATGGCAAACGGCGGTGAAGACAGAGACATTCAGGTATACATCGGAGATGAATCGAATGTGGAGAACATGAAAGACTGCAGCGTAGTCACAGCAACATATGAGTTGGGCGAGGGCATGCAGGGAACCATCGGAATCATCGGACCGAAGCGAATGGATTATGAACATGTCATGAAGACGCTTAAGACACTGATGGCAGAGCTGGATGACATATTCCACAGGGATGAGCCGAAAAAGCTCGAATAA
- a CDS encoding RrF2 family transcriptional regulator: MNFSKKSRYGLRALIDLSVYSKESHVALAAIAERNSISPQYLEQVFAALRKAGIIKSVKGPQGGYLLAKPATKISVAEILRALEGDYLIEEEDVEGAENGRAAAQAVQSEVIERLNRGLQDILENLFLSDLEQKYQEYSEYSQDMYYI; this comes from the coding sequence ATGAATTTTTCAAAGAAAAGCAGATACGGACTTCGGGCACTGATCGACCTGTCCGTATACTCAAAAGAATCCCATGTTGCACTTGCAGCAATTGCAGAGCGTAACAGTATTTCACCGCAGTATCTGGAACAGGTATTTGCGGCACTCAGAAAAGCCGGAATCATTAAAAGCGTGAAAGGACCGCAGGGGGGATACCTGTTGGCGAAGCCTGCCACAAAGATTTCGGTTGCGGAAATATTACGTGCGCTGGAAGGTGATTATCTCATCGAAGAAGAGGATGTAGAAGGCGCCGAGAACGGAAGAGCTGCGGCTCAGGCTGTACAGAGTGAAGTTATCGAACGTCTGAACAGAGGACTACAGGATATCCTTGAGAATCTGTTTCTCTCTGACCTCGAACAAAAATATCAGGAATACAGTGAATACAGTCAGGATATGTACTATATATAA
- the cysK gene encoding cysteine synthase A: MSKIYNGALELVGNTPLVEVKNIEEELGLEARILVKLEYFNPAGSVKDRIAKAMIEDAEEKGLLKEGSVIIEPTSGNTGIGLASIAAVKGYRIILTMPETMSVERRNILKAYGAEIVLTEGVKGMKGAIEKADELAKEIPGSYIPGQFVNPANPEVHRKTTGPEIWKDTDGEVDLFIAGVGTGGTLTGVGEYLKSQNPDVKIVALEPASSPVLSTGKGGPHKIQGIGAGFVPDVLNTTVYDEIFTVENDDAFATGKLLAKKEGILVGISSGAALYGAIELAKRPENKGKTIVALLPDTGDRYYSTPLFTE, translated from the coding sequence GTAGAGGTGAAAAATATTGAAGAAGAATTAGGATTAGAGGCAAGAATCCTTGTGAAACTGGAATATTTTAACCCGGCCGGAAGTGTAAAAGACAGAATTGCCAAAGCAATGATCGAGGATGCTGAGGAAAAAGGATTATTAAAAGAAGGTTCTGTTATCATTGAGCCTACTTCGGGAAATACGGGAATCGGTCTTGCATCGATTGCAGCAGTCAAAGGATACCGTATCATTCTTACTATGCCGGAGACAATGAGTGTAGAAAGAAGAAATATCCTGAAAGCATACGGAGCAGAGATTGTTCTGACAGAAGGCGTAAAGGGAATGAAGGGTGCGATTGAAAAAGCAGATGAACTTGCAAAAGAGATCCCGGGCAGCTATATCCCTGGACAGTTTGTTAATCCGGCTAATCCGGAAGTACACAGAAAGACAACCGGACCAGAGATCTGGAAGGATACAGACGGAGAAGTAGATCTGTTTATCGCAGGTGTTGGTACAGGTGGAACACTGACCGGTGTCGGCGAATATCTGAAATCCCAGAATCCGGATGTGAAGATCGTTGCATTGGAGCCTGCAAGCTCACCGGTACTTTCTACAGGAAAAGGTGGTCCTCACAAGATTCAGGGAATCGGAGCAGGATTTGTACCGGACGTACTCAACACAACTGTATATGATGAAATATTTACTGTAGAAAATGATGACGCTTTTGCAACAGGAAAGCTGCTTGCAAAGAAAGAGGGAATCCTGGTAGGAATTTCTTCGGGAGCCGCACTTTATGGAGCGATCGAACTTGCAAAACGTCCGGAAAACAAAGGAAAGACGATTGTGGCACTGCTTCCGGATACCGGAGACAGATATTACTCCACACCGCTCTTCACGGAGTAG